The following proteins come from a genomic window of Rhizobium sp. 007:
- a CDS encoding aminotransferase class V-fold PLP-dependent enzyme — translation MSDDIRTSIGLRPVINVSGTMTSLGASIVVPEAIAAMSSILPQFVEINDLQRKASAVIARLTGAEAGFVTASCSAGISLAVAGAITGNNLLAIEKLPDVTPERNEVLVQMGHVVSYGAPVDQAIRLAGAKAVLIGQATSTHRFHMENAITERTAAAVYVVSHHVVDYGLLNLKEFVEIAHAKRVPVIVDAASEYDLRVFLEQGADIALYSGHKFLGGPTSGIVAGKKELVRNAFLQNMGIGRGMKVGKESIFGAMAALEAWEMRDHTGIRERETGYLNLWKQMLDDRPGVTALIEPDPTKNPLDRLRVILKPEEAHITAWDLADALARGTPPIIVRDHEVEHQYFYLDPCNLHPGQEKIVASRLAEELDKARASNEIIATPIEIRGKRRFDAVLRWPD, via the coding sequence ATGTCTGATGACATTCGCACGTCTATCGGCCTTCGTCCGGTCATCAACGTTTCCGGCACGATGACCAGCCTCGGCGCATCGATCGTCGTCCCCGAGGCAATCGCGGCCATGTCGTCGATCCTGCCGCAATTTGTCGAAATCAACGATCTGCAGCGCAAGGCCAGCGCCGTCATTGCCCGGTTGACGGGTGCGGAAGCCGGTTTCGTGACGGCATCCTGCTCCGCGGGCATTTCCTTGGCCGTCGCAGGTGCCATCACCGGCAACAACCTGCTGGCGATCGAGAAACTGCCGGATGTGACGCCAGAAAGAAACGAGGTTCTGGTGCAGATGGGCCATGTTGTGAGCTATGGCGCACCCGTCGATCAGGCGATCCGCCTTGCTGGCGCCAAGGCGGTGCTGATCGGTCAGGCGACATCGACCCATCGTTTTCACATGGAAAATGCAATCACCGAAAGGACGGCTGCGGCCGTCTACGTCGTGTCGCACCACGTCGTCGACTATGGCCTTCTGAACCTCAAGGAATTCGTCGAGATCGCCCACGCCAAGCGCGTGCCGGTCATCGTCGATGCGGCGTCGGAGTACGACCTGCGAGTTTTCCTGGAGCAAGGCGCGGATATCGCGCTCTATTCCGGTCACAAATTCCTCGGCGGTCCGACCTCCGGCATCGTCGCCGGCAAAAAGGAACTGGTGCGCAACGCCTTCCTGCAGAACATGGGCATCGGCCGCGGCATGAAGGTCGGCAAGGAAAGCATTTTCGGCGCTATGGCCGCCCTGGAGGCTTGGGAAATGCGTGACCACACCGGCATTCGCGAGCGCGAAACGGGCTACCTCAATCTCTGGAAGCAGATGTTGGACGACCGCCCCGGCGTAACCGCGCTGATCGAACCCGATCCGACCAAGAATCCGCTTGATCGCCTGCGCGTCATCCTCAAACCGGAGGAAGCTCATATCACCGCCTGGGATTTGGCCGACGCGCTGGCGCGCGGGACGCCGCCGATCATCGTCCGCGACCACGAAGTCGAGCATCAGTATTTCTATCTCGACCCTTGCAACCTGCACCCAGGCCAGGAAAAGATCGTTGCCAGCCGTTTGGCCGAAGAACTGGACAAGGCGCGCGCCTCCAACGAGATCATCGCAACGCCTATCGAAATCCGCGGCAAGCGCCGGTTCGACGCTGTGTTGCGCTGGCCCGATTGA
- a CDS encoding type II toxin-antitoxin system prevent-host-death family antitoxin, with protein sequence MHDDNLANVKAHQSELVQRVEAGETVQMKRRKPVAEIVPIRKPNKPADVAQLNALRASQPRQEISAGDFVHQIRDTDRY encoded by the coding sequence ATTCATGATGACAACTTGGCGAACGTGAAGGCGCATCAGAGTGAATTGGTTCAGCGCGTCGAGGCGGGCGAGACCGTGCAGATGAAACGTCGCAAGCCGGTGGCAGAGATTGTACCAATCCGAAAGCCAAACAAGCCGGCTGACGTAGCGCAATTGAACGCGCTCCGCGCGTCGCAACCGCGGCAGGAGATAAGCGCAGGCGACTTTGTCCACCAAATACGTGATACCGATCGCTACTGA
- a CDS encoding ABC transporter ATP-binding protein, whose amino-acid sequence MAGFQAQTIQQAEPVLSVENLTTSFLVEGEWKPVVRDVSFRVAPGETVAIVGESGSGKSVTSLSIMRLLQPDTSRIEGKIMLGDRNLLALPESGMRQVRGNDVSMIFQEPMTSLNPLFTIGDQISEALLCHSAMSKTEARAEVIRLLEKVRISSAASRFDEYPHRFSGGMRQRVMIAMALASKPKLLIADEPTTALDVTIQGQILDLIKMLQEEEGTSVLFITHDMGVVAEIADRTVVMYRGEQVETGATADIFHRGRHPYTRALLSVVPVLGSMRGHERPLRFPVVNAATGECDIPAEVGDTVAASARPVLEVRNLTKRFDIHSGLFGRLTGRVHAVENVSFDLFAGETLSLVGESGCGKSTTGRAIMRLIEPQSGSVKADSRDVLALDKNGMRAMRKTVQMIFQDPFASLNPRIRVGSAIAEPYLEHKMGTAKQAKEKVADLLEKVGLSADMASRFPHEFSGGQRQRICIARALALDPKVIVADESVSALDVSIKAQVINLMLDLQQSLNLAFLFISHDMAVVERVSHRVAVMYLGEIVEIGPRAAIFGNPQHPYTKMLMAAVPVPDPDRRREKRMAANDEIKSPIRAVDCKIVPLEYHTVSPGHLVAIS is encoded by the coding sequence ATGGCAGGCTTTCAGGCGCAGACGATCCAGCAGGCAGAACCCGTTCTCTCCGTCGAGAATCTCACGACATCGTTTCTGGTCGAGGGCGAGTGGAAGCCTGTCGTCCGCGATGTTTCCTTTCGCGTGGCGCCGGGCGAAACGGTTGCAATCGTCGGCGAGTCGGGTTCTGGCAAGAGCGTCACGTCGCTGTCGATCATGCGGCTACTGCAGCCGGATACGAGCCGGATCGAAGGCAAGATCATGCTTGGCGACCGCAATCTGCTGGCGCTTCCGGAAAGTGGCATGCGGCAGGTGCGCGGCAATGACGTCTCGATGATCTTTCAGGAGCCGATGACGAGCCTCAACCCGCTCTTTACGATCGGCGACCAGATTTCCGAAGCGCTGCTTTGCCATTCGGCCATGTCGAAGACCGAAGCGCGAGCCGAAGTGATCCGGCTTCTGGAAAAGGTCCGCATTTCCTCCGCTGCCTCGCGTTTCGATGAATATCCGCACCGTTTTTCCGGCGGCATGCGCCAGCGTGTGATGATCGCCATGGCGCTTGCCTCCAAACCGAAGCTGCTGATTGCCGACGAACCGACGACGGCGCTCGACGTCACCATCCAGGGGCAAATCCTCGATCTCATCAAGATGCTGCAGGAGGAGGAAGGAACCTCTGTTCTCTTCATCACCCACGACATGGGCGTCGTTGCCGAAATAGCCGACAGAACTGTGGTGATGTATCGCGGCGAGCAGGTTGAAACGGGGGCGACGGCCGACATCTTCCATCGCGGCCGCCACCCCTACACCCGCGCGCTGCTTTCCGTCGTGCCGGTGCTGGGCTCAATGCGGGGGCACGAAAGGCCGCTGCGTTTTCCCGTCGTCAATGCAGCGACAGGCGAATGCGACATTCCGGCGGAAGTCGGCGACACGGTTGCTGCTTCAGCAAGGCCGGTCTTGGAGGTGCGAAACCTCACCAAGCGTTTTGATATCCACTCTGGCCTCTTCGGCCGCTTGACCGGACGCGTGCATGCCGTTGAAAACGTTTCCTTCGATCTCTTTGCCGGTGAGACGCTGTCTTTGGTCGGCGAATCCGGCTGCGGAAAATCGACGACCGGCCGCGCCATAATGCGGCTGATCGAACCGCAGAGCGGGTCAGTGAAGGCCGATAGCAGGGACGTGCTGGCACTCGACAAGAACGGGATGCGCGCGATGCGCAAAACCGTGCAAATGATCTTTCAGGATCCGTTCGCCAGCCTCAATCCGCGCATCCGCGTCGGCTCGGCGATCGCCGAGCCTTATCTTGAACACAAGATGGGAACGGCAAAGCAGGCCAAAGAGAAGGTCGCCGACCTTCTGGAAAAGGTCGGCCTTTCAGCCGATATGGCGTCGCGCTTTCCGCACGAGTTCTCCGGCGGTCAGCGTCAGCGCATCTGCATTGCCCGGGCGCTGGCGCTCGATCCGAAGGTGATCGTCGCCGATGAAAGCGTCTCGGCCCTCGACGTCTCGATCAAGGCGCAGGTCATCAATCTGATGCTGGACCTGCAGCAGAGCCTCAACCTCGCCTTCCTGTTCATCTCGCATGACATGGCCGTCGTTGAACGCGTCAGCCATCGTGTTGCGGTCATGTATCTCGGTGAGATCGTCGAGATCGGCCCGCGCGCTGCCATCTTCGGCAACCCGCAGCACCCTTATACGAAGATGCTGATGGCGGCCGTTCCCGTGCCCGATCCGGATCGCCGGCGCGAGAAGCGGATGGCGGCCAATGACGAGATCAAAAGTCCGATCCGGGCAGTGGACTGCAAGATCGTGCCGCTGGAGTATCATACGGTTTCGCCGGGGCATCTGGTGGCGATCAGCTAG